A single genomic interval of Streptomyces graminofaciens harbors:
- a CDS encoding TetR/AcrR family transcriptional regulator: MGHREDLLEGAKRCLLAKGFARTTARDLVKESGTNLASIGYHYGSKDALLAEAYLALVGDLSDAFDGDEGARSDAEPGSVERFQEVWANIIDTMRGPGSMWHLSIEIVAMGDQLPAVRDHLAAQQQDAARALVALFAGIKEEDVPDETLDTLGKFYVTLMTGLIAQWNFDPANAPEADELAAGLRQVIKGATRA; the protein is encoded by the coding sequence ATGGGACATCGTGAGGATCTGCTGGAAGGCGCCAAGCGCTGCCTGCTGGCCAAGGGCTTCGCGCGCACGACGGCGCGTGACCTCGTCAAGGAGTCGGGGACGAACCTGGCGTCGATCGGCTACCACTACGGCTCGAAGGACGCGTTGCTGGCGGAGGCGTACCTGGCGCTGGTCGGTGACCTCTCGGACGCCTTCGACGGCGACGAAGGCGCCAGGAGCGATGCCGAGCCCGGCTCGGTCGAGCGCTTCCAGGAGGTGTGGGCGAACATCATCGACACGATGCGGGGGCCCGGCTCGATGTGGCACCTCAGTATCGAGATCGTGGCGATGGGCGACCAGTTGCCCGCGGTGCGCGATCACCTGGCGGCGCAGCAGCAGGACGCCGCGCGCGCCCTGGTCGCGCTGTTCGCCGGTATCAAGGAGGAGGACGTCCCGGACGAGACCCTGGACACCCTGGGCAAGTTCTATGTGACCCTGATGACGGGGCTCATCGCGCAGTGGAACTTCGACCCGGCGAACGCGCCCGAGGCGGACGAACTCGCCGCGGGGCTGCGTCAGGTGATCAAGGGAGCTACGCGCGCGTGA
- a CDS encoding MFS transporter: MTNPTHVPPAGRRAGRHEWTALAVLMLPLLLVSMDVSVLYFAIPAISADLEPSGTQQLWIFDIYAFVLAGLLMTMGSLGDRIGRRRLLMFGAAAFGAASLAAAYASSAEMLIAARAVLGIGGATLMPSTMALVRTMFTDPGQRAKAIGIWSGVMTGGIALGSVLSGVLVEFFWWGSVFLVNLPAMALLLLLGPVLLPESKSEAAGRFDLLSVPLSLAAVLPVVYGLKEIPSEGWHVRYVVSVTVGLLFAALFVHRQRTTASPLIPPALFRSHGFTPAVVLNLLAAFGMMGSAFFTTQYIQSVLDKSALEASLWALLPSVLIGIAAPVTTQLVQRGVNRAYVVCGGFVTAAGGYGLLAAAGTDSLWLVLAGAGVLASGIVTVMSQMTDLALGAAPVEKAGTASSLLETGQEFGGALSMALLGSIGTAIYHHEIPSSAPAPARETLGGALAVAEHLPGPAGTSLAATAREAFTTGMQGAAIAGAAVLLGAAGLAVGALRAARPRPAAAAPSPSGV; the protein is encoded by the coding sequence ATGACGAACCCGACGCACGTTCCCCCGGCCGGACGACGGGCCGGCCGCCATGAATGGACCGCCCTGGCCGTCCTGATGCTTCCGCTGCTGCTGGTCTCGATGGACGTCTCCGTCCTCTACTTCGCGATCCCGGCGATCAGCGCTGATCTGGAGCCGAGCGGCACCCAGCAGCTGTGGATCTTCGACATCTACGCATTCGTGCTGGCCGGACTGCTGATGACGATGGGCTCGCTCGGCGACCGCATCGGCCGCCGCCGGCTGCTGATGTTCGGCGCGGCGGCCTTCGGCGCGGCCTCACTGGCGGCGGCGTACGCGAGCAGCGCCGAGATGCTCATCGCGGCGCGCGCGGTGCTCGGCATCGGCGGCGCGACACTCATGCCGTCGACGATGGCGCTGGTCCGCACGATGTTCACCGACCCGGGCCAGCGGGCGAAGGCGATCGGCATCTGGTCCGGGGTGATGACGGGAGGCATCGCGCTCGGCTCGGTGCTCAGCGGCGTACTCGTCGAGTTCTTCTGGTGGGGCTCGGTCTTCCTGGTGAACCTGCCCGCGATGGCCCTGCTTCTGCTTCTCGGCCCGGTACTGCTCCCCGAGTCCAAGAGCGAGGCCGCGGGCCGCTTCGACCTGCTGAGCGTGCCGCTGTCGCTGGCCGCCGTGCTGCCGGTCGTCTACGGCCTGAAGGAGATCCCGTCGGAGGGCTGGCACGTGCGGTACGTGGTGTCGGTGACGGTGGGTCTGCTGTTCGCGGCCCTCTTCGTCCACCGCCAGCGCACCACGGCCTCACCTCTCATCCCGCCCGCGCTGTTCCGGAGCCACGGCTTCACGCCCGCGGTCGTACTGAACCTCCTCGCGGCCTTCGGAATGATGGGCTCGGCGTTCTTCACCACGCAGTACATCCAGTCGGTCCTCGACAAGAGCGCGCTGGAGGCCTCGCTGTGGGCCCTGCTGCCGTCGGTGCTCATCGGGATCGCTGCGCCGGTCACGACCCAGCTGGTCCAGCGGGGGGTGAACCGGGCGTACGTGGTCTGCGGCGGCTTCGTGACCGCCGCCGGGGGTTACGGGCTGCTGGCCGCCGCCGGTACGGACTCGCTGTGGCTGGTGCTGGCCGGGGCGGGGGTGCTCGCCTCCGGGATCGTGACGGTGATGTCCCAGATGACGGACCTGGCGCTGGGCGCGGCGCCGGTCGAGAAGGCCGGCACGGCGTCGTCCCTCCTCGAAACCGGCCAGGAGTTCGGCGGCGCCCTGAGCATGGCCCTCCTCGGCTCCATCGGCACCGCGATCTACCACCACGAGATCCCCTCCTCGGCCCCCGCCCCGGCCCGCGAAACCCTGGGCGGAGCGCTGGCGGTGGCGGAACACCTGCCGGGCCCGGCGGGCACTTCCCTCGCGGCGACCGCCCGGGAGGCGTTCACGACCGGAATGCAGGGCGCTGCGATCGCGGGGGCCGCAGTGCTGCTGGGGGCAGCGGGACTGGCGGTGGGAGCACTGCGGGCGGCCCGGCCCCGGCCTGCGGCTGCCGCCCCCAGCCCGTCCGGCGTTTGA
- the serA gene encoding phosphoglycerate dehydrogenase has translation MSAKPVVLIAEELSPATVDALGPDFEIRNVNGADRAELLPAIADVDAILIRSATKVDAEAIAAAKKLKVVARAGVGLDNVDVSAATKAGVMVVNAPTSNIVTAAELACGLLLATARHIPQANTALKNGEWKRSKYTGVELAEKTLGVVGLGRIGALVAQRMSAFGMKVVAYDPYVQPARAAQMGVKVLSLDELLEVSDFITVHLPKTPETVGLIGDEALRKVKPSVRIVNAARGGIVDEAALYSALKEGRVAGAGLDVYAKEPCTDSPLFELDEVVCTPHLGASTDEAQEKAGIAVARSVRLALAGELVPDAVNVQGGVIAEDVKPGLPLAEHLGRIFTALAGEVAVRLDVEVYGEITQHDVKVLELSALKGVFEDVVDETVSYVNAPLFAQERGVEVRLTTSSESPDHRNVVTVRGTLGSGEEVSVSGTLAGPKHHQKIVAVGEYDVDLALADHMVVFRYVDRPGVVGTVGRIFGEAGINIAGMQVARSAAGGEALAVLTVDDTVPQPVLTEVAEEIGATSARSVNLA, from the coding sequence GTGAGCGCGAAACCAGTCGTACTGATCGCTGAAGAGCTGTCGCCCGCCACCGTCGACGCGCTGGGCCCGGACTTCGAGATCCGGAACGTCAACGGAGCGGACCGAGCCGAACTGCTCCCGGCGATCGCCGACGTCGACGCGATCCTGATCCGCTCGGCGACCAAGGTCGACGCCGAGGCGATCGCCGCCGCCAAGAAGCTGAAGGTCGTCGCGCGAGCCGGCGTCGGCCTGGACAACGTGGACGTCTCCGCCGCCACCAAGGCCGGCGTGATGGTCGTCAACGCCCCCACCTCGAACATCGTGACCGCCGCCGAGCTGGCCTGCGGCCTGCTGCTCGCCACCGCCCGCCACATCCCGCAGGCGAACACGGCGCTGAAGAACGGCGAGTGGAAGCGCAGCAAGTACACGGGCGTGGAGCTGGCCGAGAAGACCCTCGGTGTCGTCGGCCTCGGCCGCATCGGTGCCCTGGTGGCCCAGCGCATGTCCGCGTTCGGCATGAAGGTCGTCGCCTACGACCCCTACGTGCAGCCCGCCCGGGCCGCGCAGATGGGCGTCAAGGTCCTGTCGCTGGACGAGCTGCTCGAGGTCTCCGACTTCATCACCGTCCACCTGCCGAAGACCCCCGAGACGGTCGGCCTCATCGGCGACGAGGCGCTGCGCAAGGTCAAGCCGTCGGTGCGCATCGTCAACGCCGCGCGTGGCGGGATCGTCGACGAGGCCGCGCTGTACTCGGCGCTCAAGGAGGGACGCGTCGCGGGCGCGGGCCTGGACGTGTACGCCAAGGAGCCCTGCACCGACTCGCCGCTGTTCGAGCTGGACGAGGTCGTCTGCACCCCGCACCTCGGCGCCTCGACCGACGAGGCCCAGGAGAAGGCGGGCATCGCGGTGGCGCGGTCCGTGCGTCTCGCCCTCGCCGGTGAGCTGGTGCCGGACGCGGTGAACGTCCAGGGCGGTGTCATCGCCGAGGACGTCAAGCCGGGTCTGCCGCTCGCCGAGCACCTCGGCCGTATCTTCACCGCGCTGGCCGGTGAGGTCGCGGTCCGTCTCGACGTCGAGGTGTACGGCGAGATCACGCAGCACGATGTGAAGGTGCTGGAGCTGTCGGCGCTGAAGGGTGTCTTCGAGGACGTCGTCGACGAGACGGTGTCGTACGTGAACGCTCCGCTGTTCGCGCAGGAGCGGGGTGTGGAGGTGCGGCTGACGACCAGCTCGGAGTCGCCGGACCACCGCAATGTCGTCACCGTGCGAGGCACCCTCGGCAGTGGTGAGGAGGTGTCGGTGTCCGGCACGCTCGCCGGGCCGAAGCACCACCAGAAGATCGTGGCGGTCGGGGAGTACGACGTGGACCTGGCGCTTGCCGACCACATGGTCGTCTTCCGCTACGTGGACCGTCCCGGTGTCGTCGGCACGGTCGGGCGGATCTTCGGTGAGGCGGGGATCAACATCGCCGGTATGCAGGTCGCTCGGTCCGCCGCGGGTGGGGAGGCCCTTGCGGTGCTCACCGTGGATGACACGGTGCCGCAGCCGGTGCTGACGGAGGTCGCCGAGGAGATCGGCGCGACGTCCGCGCGTTCGGTGAACCTCGCCTGA
- the ilvC gene encoding ketol-acid reductoisomerase, which yields MAELFYDADADLSIIQGRKVAVIGYGSQGHAHALSLRDSGVDVRVGLHEGSKSKAKAEEQGLRVVTPAEAAAEADVIMILVPDPIQAQVYEDHIKDNLSDGDALFFGHGLNIRFGFIKPPAGVDVCMVAPKGPGHLVRRQYEEGRGVPCIAAVEQDATGNAFALALSYAKGIGGTRAGVIKTTFTEETETDLFGEQAVLCGGTAALVKAGFETLTEAGYQPEIAYFECLHELKLIVDLMYEGGLEKMRWSISETAEWGDYVTGPRIITDATKAEMKKVLAEIQDGTFAQQWMDEYHGGLKKYNEYKTQDSEHLLETTGKELRKLMSWVNDDEA from the coding sequence GTGGCCGAGCTGTTCTACGACGCTGACGCCGACCTGTCCATCATCCAGGGCCGCAAGGTCGCGGTCATCGGCTACGGCAGCCAGGGCCACGCCCACGCGCTGTCGCTGCGCGACTCGGGTGTCGACGTCCGCGTCGGTCTGCACGAGGGCTCGAAGTCCAAGGCGAAGGCCGAGGAGCAGGGCCTGCGCGTGGTGACCCCGGCGGAGGCCGCCGCCGAGGCCGACGTCATCATGATCCTCGTCCCGGACCCGATCCAGGCCCAGGTCTACGAGGACCACATCAAGGACAACCTGAGCGACGGCGACGCGCTGTTCTTCGGCCACGGCCTGAACATCCGCTTCGGCTTCATCAAGCCCCCGGCCGGCGTCGACGTCTGCATGGTCGCCCCCAAGGGCCCGGGCCACCTGGTCCGCCGCCAGTACGAGGAGGGCCGCGGCGTTCCCTGCATCGCCGCCGTCGAGCAGGACGCCACGGGCAACGCCTTCGCGCTCGCCCTGTCGTACGCCAAGGGCATCGGCGGCACCCGTGCCGGCGTCATCAAGACGACCTTCACCGAGGAGACCGAGACCGACCTGTTCGGTGAGCAGGCCGTCCTCTGTGGTGGTACGGCCGCGCTGGTCAAGGCCGGTTTCGAGACGCTGACCGAGGCGGGCTACCAGCCGGAGATCGCGTACTTCGAGTGCCTGCACGAGCTGAAGCTGATCGTCGACCTCATGTACGAGGGCGGCCTGGAGAAGATGCGCTGGTCGATCTCCGAGACCGCCGAGTGGGGCGACTACGTCACCGGCCCCCGCATCATCACGGACGCCACCAAGGCCGAGATGAAGAAGGTCCTCGCCGAGATCCAGGACGGCACGTTCGCCCAGCAGTGGATGGACGAGTACCACGGCGGTCTGAAGAAGTACAACGAGTACAAGACCCAGGACTCGGAGCACCTGCTGGAGACCACCGGCAAGGAGCTGCGCAAGCTGATGTCGTGGGTCAACGACGACGAGGCGTGA
- the ilvN gene encoding acetolactate synthase small subunit produces MSKHTLSVLVENKPGVLARITALFSRRGFNIDSLAVGVTEHPEISRITIVVNVIEELPLEQVTKQLNKLVNVLKIVELEPGGAVQRELVLVKVRADNETRSQIVEIVQLFRAKTVDVSPEAVTIEATGSSDKLSAMLKMLEPYGIKELVQSGTIAIGRGARSITDRSLRALDRSA; encoded by the coding sequence ATGTCCAAGCACACCCTCTCCGTCCTCGTCGAGAACAAGCCCGGTGTCCTCGCCCGGATCACCGCCCTGTTCTCCCGGCGCGGCTTCAACATCGACTCGCTCGCCGTCGGTGTCACCGAGCACCCCGAGATCTCCCGCATCACCATCGTGGTGAACGTGATCGAGGAACTCCCGCTGGAGCAGGTGACGAAGCAGCTCAACAAGCTCGTCAACGTCCTGAAGATCGTCGAACTGGAGCCGGGCGGCGCCGTCCAGCGCGAACTCGTTCTGGTGAAGGTGCGCGCCGACAACGAGACGCGCTCCCAGATCGTCGAGATCGTCCAGCTGTTCCGCGCCAAGACCGTCGACGTCTCCCCGGAGGCCGTCACCATCGAGGCCACCGGCTCCAGCGACAAGCTGTCCGCCATGCTCAAGATGCTGGAGCCGTACGGCATCAAGGAGCTGGTCCAGTCCGGCACGATCGCGATCGGCCGCGGCGCCCGCTCGATCACGGACCGCTCGCTGCGCGCACTGGACCGCTCGGCGTAA
- a CDS encoding acetolactate synthase large subunit — MTEQATGAHHPQPRPRSGGQSTPVEHVTGAQSLIRSLEEVGAETVFGIPGGTILPAYDPMMDSKRVRHVLVRHEQGAGHAATGYAQATGKVGVCMATSGPGATNLVTPIADAHMDSVPLVAITGQVVSKAIGTDAFQEADIVGITMPITKHSFLVTKAEDIPRAIAQAFHIASTGRPGPVLVDIPKDILQAQTTFTWPPAMDLPGYRPVTKPHAKQIREAAKLITAAKRPVLYVGGGVIKARATAELKVLAELTGAPVTTTLMALGAFPDSHPLHVGMPGMHGAVTAVTALQKADLIVALGARFDDRVTGKLSSFAPHAKIVHADIDPAEIGKNRAADVPIVGDAREVIADLVQAVQKEHSEGQTGDYTAWWKDLNRWRETYPLGYEQPDNGSLSPQQVIERIGQLAPEGTIFAAGVGQHQMWAAHYIQYEKPATWLNSGGAGTMGYAVPAAMGAKAGAPDRTVWAIDGDGCFQMTNQELTTCALNNIPIKVAIINNGALGMVRQWQTLFYNQRYSNTVLHSGPDDVNPEARGTRVPDFVKLSEAMGCYAIRCESPDDLDKVIEEANSINDRPVVIDFIVHEDAMVWPMVAAGTSNDEIMAARDVRPDFGDNEDD, encoded by the coding sequence ATGACCGAGCAGGCCACCGGGGCCCACCATCCGCAGCCGCGGCCCCGATCCGGAGGACAGTCCACCCCCGTCGAGCACGTCACGGGTGCGCAGTCCCTCATCCGCTCTCTCGAGGAGGTCGGGGCCGAGACAGTGTTCGGCATCCCCGGGGGCACCATCCTGCCGGCGTACGACCCCATGATGGACTCCAAGCGGGTGCGCCACGTGCTGGTCCGCCACGAGCAGGGCGCCGGCCACGCGGCCACCGGTTACGCGCAGGCCACCGGCAAGGTCGGGGTGTGCATGGCGACGTCCGGGCCGGGCGCCACCAACCTGGTCACCCCGATCGCGGACGCGCACATGGACTCCGTGCCGCTGGTCGCGATCACCGGGCAGGTCGTGTCCAAGGCGATCGGTACGGACGCCTTCCAGGAGGCGGACATCGTCGGCATCACCATGCCGATCACCAAGCACAGCTTCCTGGTCACCAAGGCCGAGGACATCCCCCGGGCGATCGCGCAGGCGTTCCACATCGCCTCCACCGGCCGCCCGGGGCCGGTCCTGGTCGACATCCCCAAGGACATCCTCCAGGCGCAGACCACCTTCACCTGGCCGCCGGCCATGGACCTGCCCGGCTACCGGCCCGTCACCAAGCCGCACGCCAAGCAGATCCGCGAGGCCGCGAAGCTGATCACCGCCGCCAAGCGGCCCGTCCTGTACGTCGGCGGCGGCGTCATCAAGGCCAGGGCCACCGCCGAGCTGAAGGTCCTCGCCGAACTCACCGGAGCGCCCGTCACCACCACCCTGATGGCGCTCGGCGCATTCCCCGACAGCCACCCGCTGCACGTGGGAATGCCGGGCATGCACGGTGCGGTCACCGCCGTCACCGCGCTGCAGAAGGCCGACCTGATCGTCGCCCTCGGAGCCCGCTTCGACGACCGCGTCACCGGCAAGCTCTCCAGCTTCGCCCCGCACGCCAAGATCGTCCACGCCGACATCGACCCGGCGGAGATCGGCAAGAACCGCGCCGCCGACGTCCCGATCGTCGGGGACGCCCGCGAGGTCATCGCCGACCTGGTCCAGGCCGTGCAGAAGGAGCACAGCGAGGGCCAGACCGGCGACTACACCGCCTGGTGGAAGGACCTCAACCGCTGGCGCGAGACCTACCCGCTGGGCTACGAGCAGCCCGACAACGGCTCGCTCTCCCCGCAGCAGGTCATCGAGCGCATCGGCCAACTCGCCCCCGAGGGCACGATCTTCGCCGCGGGCGTCGGCCAGCACCAGATGTGGGCCGCGCACTACATCCAGTACGAGAAGCCCGCGACCTGGCTGAACTCCGGCGGCGCCGGAACGATGGGGTACGCGGTCCCGGCCGCTATGGGAGCCAAGGCCGGCGCCCCGGACCGTACGGTCTGGGCGATCGACGGCGACGGCTGCTTCCAGATGACCAACCAGGAACTCACCACCTGCGCGCTCAACAACATCCCGATCAAGGTCGCCATCATCAACAACGGCGCCCTCGGGATGGTCCGCCAGTGGCAGACCCTGTTCTACAACCAGCGCTACTCCAACACCGTGCTGCACTCCGGGCCCGACGACGTCAACCCGGAGGCCAGGGGCACCCGCGTCCCCGACTTCGTCAAGCTGTCCGAGGCGATGGGCTGCTACGCCATCCGCTGCGAGTCCCCGGACGACCTCGACAAGGTCATCGAGGAGGCGAACTCGATCAACGACCGCCCCGTCGTGATCGACTTCATCGTCCACGAGGACGCCATGGTTTGGCCGATGGTCGCCGCCGGCACCTCCAACGACGAGATCATGGCCGCCCGGGACGTCCGCCCCGACTTCGGCGACAACGAAGACGACTGA
- a CDS encoding 2-hydroxyacid dehydrogenase has translation MTADVWLPIRPDEIDGLPEGPNYRFWDGEQEFPADPAECAFYVVPYMKAPSVSQRPLSDMASVQVVQTLSAGIDHVEPALRLLRPGVRLCNARGVHEASTAELTLTLILASLRGVPDFVRAQDKGEWRGGFRPALADKSVLIVGYGSIGAAIEDRLVPFEVARVARVARSERTTARGPVHPLTDLPSLLPEADVVVLSTPLTEQTKGLVDADFLALMKDGALLVNVARGGVVDTKALLTELETGRVLAALDVTDPEPLPPGHPLWQAPGVLISPHVGGPTSAFLPRAKRLLVDQLHRFVNQEPLRNVVLTTGATAGA, from the coding sequence ATGACTGCTGATGTGTGGCTTCCTATCCGGCCGGACGAGATCGACGGGCTCCCAGAGGGGCCCAATTACCGCTTCTGGGACGGTGAGCAGGAGTTTCCCGCCGATCCGGCCGAGTGCGCCTTCTATGTCGTGCCCTACATGAAGGCACCCTCCGTCTCCCAGCGGCCGCTGTCCGACATGGCCTCCGTCCAGGTCGTCCAGACGCTCTCCGCCGGTATCGACCACGTCGAGCCGGCGCTGCGCCTGCTGCGTCCGGGCGTACGGCTGTGCAACGCGCGCGGTGTGCACGAGGCGAGTACGGCCGAACTCACGCTCACGCTCATCCTGGCCTCGCTCCGGGGCGTCCCCGACTTCGTACGGGCGCAGGACAAGGGGGAGTGGCGGGGCGGGTTCCGGCCGGCGCTGGCCGACAAGTCCGTGCTGATCGTGGGGTACGGCTCCATCGGCGCCGCCATCGAGGACCGGCTCGTACCCTTTGAGGTGGCGCGGGTGGCGCGCGTCGCGCGCTCCGAGCGCACCACGGCGCGCGGCCCGGTGCACCCGCTCACCGACCTGCCCTCCCTGCTGCCGGAAGCGGACGTCGTGGTGCTCTCCACGCCCCTCACGGAGCAGACCAAGGGCCTGGTCGACGCCGATTTCCTGGCGCTGATGAAGGACGGCGCCCTGCTCGTGAACGTCGCCCGCGGAGGTGTCGTCGACACCAAGGCGCTCCTCACCGAGCTGGAGACGGGGCGCGTTCTGGCGGCGCTCGATGTGACCGATCCCGAGCCCTTGCCTCCGGGGCACCCCTTGTGGCAGGCGCCCGGCGTGCTCATCAGCCCCCACGTCGGCGGCCCCACCTCGGCCTTCCTGCCGCGCGCCAAAAGGCTGCTTGTGGACCAGTTGCACCGGTTCGTGAACCAAGAGCCTTTGCGGAACGTGGTCCTTACGACAGGCGCGACGGCAGGCGCGTAA
- a CDS encoding aldo/keto reductase: MERRTIGAATLEVGAVGLGCMPMSWAYTGSRRRGDESLRAVHRALDLGCTLLDTADMYGPFTNELLLGRVLKERRAEAFVSTKVGLLVGEQHIVANGRPGYVKRACDASLRRLQTDVIDLYQLHREDPEVPVEETWGAMAELVQAGKVRALGLCAVGARAARRPGSGVGGAGSGARGGVVSGMGTGVSMGAWTGAGTGAAARDGAGLYDATIRQLQRVQQVFPVSAVQAELSVWSREALATLLPWCAARGVGLLAAMPLGNGFLSGTLTPGEGFEPDDVRARHPRFTAEMMAANQPIVAGLRRVARRHGGEVTPGQVALAWLLAQGPRVVPVPGTKHERWVAENAGAAGLALTPQDLAEVGGLPAARGSWD, translated from the coding sequence GTGGAGCGCAGGACGATCGGCGCGGCGACGCTCGAGGTGGGGGCGGTCGGACTCGGATGCATGCCGATGAGCTGGGCGTACACCGGGTCGCGGCGGCGGGGCGACGAGTCGCTGCGGGCGGTGCACCGGGCGCTCGACCTCGGCTGCACGCTCCTCGACACGGCCGACATGTACGGCCCGTTCACGAACGAACTCCTGCTGGGCCGTGTCCTCAAGGAGCGCCGCGCGGAGGCCTTCGTCTCCACGAAGGTGGGCCTGCTGGTGGGCGAACAGCACATCGTGGCGAACGGCCGCCCCGGCTATGTGAAGAGGGCGTGCGACGCCTCTCTGCGCCGCCTCCAGACCGACGTCATCGACCTCTACCAACTCCACCGCGAGGACCCCGAAGTCCCGGTCGAGGAGACGTGGGGCGCGATGGCGGAACTCGTCCAGGCCGGGAAGGTAAGGGCGTTGGGGCTGTGCGCGGTGGGGGCGCGGGCGGCGCGGCGGCCGGGGAGCGGGGTGGGTGGTGCGGGTTCGGGGGCGCGGGGTGGCGTGGTCTCGGGCATGGGCACGGGCGTGAGCATGGGAGCGTGGACGGGCGCCGGCACCGGTGCGGCCGCTCGTGACGGTGCCGGTCTGTACGACGCCACGATCCGTCAACTCCAGCGGGTCCAGCAGGTCTTCCCGGTGAGCGCGGTGCAGGCCGAGCTGTCCGTCTGGTCCCGTGAGGCGCTGGCGACGCTGCTTCCGTGGTGTGCGGCGCGTGGGGTGGGCCTTCTGGCCGCCATGCCGCTGGGCAACGGTTTCCTGTCCGGCACGCTCACTCCGGGCGAGGGCTTCGAACCGGACGACGTGCGGGCCCGGCACCCTCGCTTCACCGCCGAGATGATGGCCGCCAACCAGCCCATCGTCGCCGGTCTGCGGCGAGTGGCGCGGCGCCACGGGGGCGAGGTGACGCCGGGGCAGGTGGCGCTGGCGTGGCTGCTCGCTCAGGGGCCGCGGGTGGTACCGGTGCCGGGTACGAAGCATGAGCGGTGGGTGGCGGAGAACGCGGGTGCGGCTGGGCTGGCTCTGACGCCTCAGGATCTGGCGGAGGTGGGTGGGCTGCCGGCGGCGCGGGGGTCGTGGGACTAG
- a CDS encoding PQQ-dependent sugar dehydrogenase, with the protein MIVQRRAVTAVLAAAVLMVTAGCTTDDGEQPDTPGSSTPSSTSGTSGTKKPEGSSSSPAAEETPPAKGSVEVVRTVAEDLDTPWGLAPLPEGGLLVSSRDKGTITRVDEETGEKTELGEVPGVAAAGEGGLLGLAVSPEYASDHMIYAYFTSASDNRIVRMLYDPEKPEGEQLGAPDTILRGIPKGTNHNGGRIAFGPDQMLYAGTGERYEGPLAQDKDSLGGKILRMTPDGQPAPGNPFDDSLVYSYGHRNVQGLAWDAKQRLWASEFGQDTWDELNQIEPGGNYGWPEAEGKGEGDKSGFVDPVEVWPVADASPSGIAIAEGSVWMAGLRGKRLWRIPLQGTKASADPQAFLEGEYGRLRTVVSAGGDKLWLVTSETDGRGSPEKGDDKILELKVT; encoded by the coding sequence GTGATCGTGCAACGTCGAGCTGTGACGGCCGTCTTGGCCGCGGCCGTGCTTATGGTGACGGCCGGCTGCACCACCGATGACGGGGAGCAGCCGGACACACCCGGAAGCTCGACCCCGAGCAGTACGAGCGGTACGAGCGGTACGAAGAAGCCGGAGGGCTCCTCCTCCAGCCCGGCAGCCGAGGAGACACCCCCCGCCAAGGGCTCGGTCGAGGTCGTACGCACGGTCGCCGAGGACCTGGACACCCCCTGGGGCCTCGCCCCCCTCCCCGAGGGCGGCCTCCTGGTCTCCTCCCGCGACAAGGGCACGATCACCAGAGTCGACGAGGAGACAGGCGAGAAGACGGAGCTGGGCGAGGTGCCCGGCGTCGCCGCCGCGGGCGAGGGCGGCCTCCTGGGCCTCGCCGTCTCCCCGGAGTACGCCTCCGACCACATGATCTACGCGTACTTCACCTCGGCGTCGGACAACAGGATCGTCCGGATGCTGTACGACCCCGAGAAGCCGGAGGGCGAGCAGCTCGGCGCCCCGGACACGATCCTGCGCGGCATCCCCAAGGGCACGAACCACAACGGCGGCCGTATCGCCTTCGGCCCCGACCAGATGCTGTACGCGGGCACCGGCGAGCGGTACGAGGGCCCGCTGGCCCAGGACAAGGACTCCCTGGGCGGCAAGATCCTCCGGATGACCCCGGACGGCCAGCCGGCCCCGGGCAACCCCTTCGACGACTCCCTCGTGTACTCGTACGGCCACCGCAATGTCCAGGGCCTCGCCTGGGACGCCAAGCAGCGTCTGTGGGCCTCGGAGTTCGGCCAGGACACCTGGGACGAGCTGAACCAGATCGAGCCGGGTGGGAACTACGGCTGGCCGGAGGCCGAGGGCAAGGGCGAGGGCGACAAGTCCGGGTTCGTGGACCCGGTGGAGGTGTGGCCCGTGGCGGACGCCTCCCCCAGCGGGATCGCCATAGCGGAGGGCTCGGTCTGGATGGCGGGCCTGAGGGGCAAGCGTCTGTGGCGCATCCCCCTGCAGGGCACCAAGGCCTCGGCCGACCCGCAGGCCTTCCTCGAGGGCGAGTACGGCCGCCTGCGCACGGTCGTCTCCGCCGGCGGCGACAAGCTGTGGCTGGTGACGAGCGAGACGGACGGGCGGGGGTCGCCCGAGAAGGGGGACGACAAGATTCTTGAGCTGAAGGTGACGTAG
- a CDS encoding DUF6191 domain-containing protein has translation MFNAFEELFAPGRKHTRDEQNRLELTREDVGDNDPGRGPIDLASGKVVVRPPDADEAAQEDVAEE, from the coding sequence ATGTTCAACGCGTTCGAGGAACTGTTCGCGCCCGGCCGCAAGCACACCCGTGACGAGCAGAACCGTCTGGAACTGACCCGGGAGGACGTCGGGGACAACGACCCCGGACGCGGGCCCATAGACCTGGCGTCCGGGAAGGTCGTCGTAAGGCCACCCGATGCGGACGAGGCAGCCCAGGAGGACGTCGCCGAGGAGTGA